From a region of the Helianthus annuus cultivar XRQ/B chromosome 5, HanXRQr2.0-SUNRISE, whole genome shotgun sequence genome:
- the LOC110941737 gene encoding L-type lectin-domain containing receptor kinase S.1, whose amino-acid sequence MPLPLQTFVTFLLVVNLLLSPPPTTAVDFLFNSFNDTTNLLLLRDARIEPPVIRLSNDSNQWSIGRAFYSTPIQILRPNSNNLTTFSTQFIFSILPEIPSSPGFGITFVLSNVTEPPGAVGGQYLGLFSNPATGAPAPLIAVEFDTGTNNEFNETNGNHVGIDLNNIESVEYVSAGYFNSNGSFVPVEMRNGQNVHVWIEFDGSRSEINVTIAPVGVSRPIRPLLTFWNPIIRNYVSPEMYVGFSASKTTWVEAQRVLAWSFSDTGVARDVNTTGLPVFRALESSSGLSTGAKVGIICGSVGFFLCLLGVCYYVWLKRYAGNDEVEVEDWEVDFWPHRYSYEELKAATNGFSDDHVLGAGGFGKVYKGTLSNETEVAVKCVNHDSKQGVKEFMAEISSMGRLQHKNLVQMRGWCRKGNELLLVYDYMPNGSLNNWIFDKPKSVLGWAGRKRVLVDVAEGLNYLHHGWEQVVVHRDIKSSNVLLDVEMRGRLGDFGLAKLYTQGEVPGTTRVVGTLGYLAPELAMLASPTTASDVYSFGVVVLEVACGRKPIETWHDRDEDMILVDLVREKYVEGKLVELADKRIKGEYDVEDMEAVLKLGLSCCHPDPLHRPTMSEVVALLLGEDTTVTPRVMLQESKKEPSP is encoded by the coding sequence ATGCCTCTCCCTCTGCAAACCTTTGTAACCTTTTTACTTGTCGTGAACCTCCTTCTAtctccaccacccaccaccgccgTTGACTTCCTCTTCAACTCCTTTAACGACACCACAAACCTCTTACTCCTCCGTGACGCCCGCATCGAACCACCGGTCATCCGCCTATCCAACGACTCCAACCAATGGTCCATCGGCCGAGCCTTTTACTCAACCCCAATCCAAATCCTCAGACCAAACTCCAACAACCTCACCACCTTCTCAACCCAATTCATCTTCTCAATCCTCCCCGAAATCCCCTCCAGTCCCGGCTTCGGCATCACCTTCGTCTTATCCAACGTCACCGAGCCTCCGGGCGCCGTCGGCGGCCAGTACCTAGGCCTGTTCTCTAATCCGGCCACCGGAGCTCCGGCACCGTTGATTGCTGTGGAGTTTGACACTGGAACTAACAATGAGTTTAATGAGACGAATGGGAATCATGTGGGTATTGATTTGAATAATATTGAATCGGTGGAATATGTTAGTGCTGGGTATTTTAACTCTAATGGGAGTTTTGTTCCGGTGGAGATGCGAAATGGGCAGAATGTTCATGTGTGGATTGAGTTTGATGGGTCTAGATCGGAGATTAATGTTACTATagccccggttggtgtttctaGACCGATTAGACCGTTGCTAACCTTTTGGAATCCGATTATTAGGAATTATGTGAGTCCCGAGATGTATGTTGGGTTTTCGGCTTCAAAAACTACTTGGGTTGAAGCACAGAGGGTGCTCGCGTGGAGTTTTAGCGATACGGGTGTTGCGAGGGATGTTAATACTACGGGTTTACCGGTTTTCAGGGCTCTAGAGTCGAGTTCGGGGTTGTCTACGGGAGCGAAAGTGGGGATAATTTGTGGTTCTGTGGGGTTTTTTTTATGCCTGCTAGGTGTTTGTTATTATGTCTGGCTGAAAAGATATGCTGGGAATGAtgaggttgaggttgaggattgggAGGTGGATTTCTGGCCTCATCGGTACTCGTATGAAGAGTTGAAAGCGGCGACGAATGGGTTTTCGGATGATCATGTGCTCGGGGCTGGTGGGTTTGGTAAAGTTTATAAGGGAACATTGAGTAATGAAACGGAAGTGGCGGTGAAATGTGTGAATCATGATTCGAAGCAAGGGGTGAAGGAGTTCATGGCGGAGATTTCGAGTATGGGTAGGCTTCAGCATAAGAATTTGGTTCAGATGAGAGGTTGGTGTAGAAAAGGTAACGAGTTACTTCTTGTGTATGATTACATGCCGAACGGGAGTTTAAACAATTGGATTTTCGACAAGCCGAAGAGCGTTTTGGGTTGGGCGGGGCGGAAGAGGGTGTTGGTTGACGTAGCGGAGGGTTTGAATTATTTACATCACGGGTGGGAACAAGTGGTGGTGCATAGAGATATCAAGTCGAGTAATGTATTGTTGGATGTAGAAATGCGAGGGCGGTTGGGTGATTTTGGGTTAGCGAAGTTGTATACGCAAGGTGAGGTACCGGGGACGACAAGAGTGGTGGGTACGCTCGGGTATCTGGCACCCGAGCTAGCTATGCTGGCATCACCAACGACGGCTAGTGACGTTTATAGCTTTGGAGTGGTGGTGTTAGAGGTGGCGTGTGGGCGGAAACCTATTGAAACATGGCATGACAGGGATGAGGATATGATTTTGGTTGATTTGGTCCGAGAGAAGTACGTAGAGGGAAAGCTAGTGGAGCTTGCGGATAAGAGGATTAAGGGGGAATATGACGTGGAGGATATGGAGGCGGTTTTGAAGCTCGGGTTAAGTTGTTGCCACCCTGATCCACTACACAGGCCGACTATGAGCGAGGTGGTGGCACTCTTGTTGGGTGAGGATACCACCGTTACTCCACGAGTTATGCTACAAGAGAGCAAGAAAGAGCCGTCACCATAA
- the LOC110941738 gene encoding ferric reduction oxidase 8, mitochondrial: MAKSVLLLLKVMMILLFLVWVSIWVMKPTQIWTRKWKEAEDAARTTVFGSNGLDFVVYSFPIIASIMIGFVYLHFKPKEQRRRQRRSLISSLSNPIIVNSFVGVLTAMEVLVMFMFIMFLAWTFYIRVSNDFKKMMPARSLMKLSIWQYKTFRVATRCGLLAEACLALLLFPIMRGMAVFRLFGIQFEASVRYHIWLGTMMLSFATLHGGGTLFIWGIKNMLQDEILEWQKTGRIYLAGEISLATGLVIWITSLPQVRRKRFEIFYYTHHLYFIFIVFFLFHTGDRHFYMVLPAIFIFAIERLLRIIQSTPETCILSARIFPLKAIEVILPKEPRLKYAPTSIIFIKIPSISKFQWHSFSIASSSLVDDDTMSIIIKCDGSWTNSLYDMIQGMPVAGPDQRAQRCIPVLVEGPYGPASTEFLSKYDSLLLVAGGIGVTPFLSILQEISSSRRNNFPTKIQLVYIMKKSNSISILNSVLPLLTSKNTKEFNFKLKIYVTQETQSGTTLSEMIHEFSQVQTINFETGSTSYAPNGYGSSVMKAAIIGFTSFLFFVLLVTFSNVFLPRPKKASSKEKNASSLVDLILMFAFFLSIVISIIVFSIMTSKSLRKQNQLTEFKNKGKEMQASSLQSNRNLDDHELHFGARPNFHDIFSKFSNETGGSYVGVLVCGPEKMKESVASICRLSSQGSITSTRTKKPYFNFHSLNFTL; this comes from the exons ATGGCGAAAtctgttcttcttcttctcaaGGTTATGATGATCTTACTATTTCTTGTTTGGGTATCCATTTGGGTAATGAAACCGACTCAAATATGGACCCGAAAATGGAAAGAAGCCGAAGATGCTGCAAGAACTACAGTTTTTGGTTCCAATG GTcttgattttgtggtttattcgTTCCCTATCATCGCTTCGATTATGATTGGATTTGTCTACTTGCATTTCAAACCAAAAGAACAAAGAAGAAG ACAAAGGAGGAGTTTGATCTCATCGTTGTCGAATCCAATCATTGTGAATAGTTTTGTTGGTGTTTTGACTGCCATGGAAGTTCTTGTGATGTTCATGTTCATCATGTTTCTAGCATGGACGTTCTATATACGCGTATCTAATGATTTCAAGAAGATGATGCCAGCTCGATCGTTAATGAAATTAAGCAT ATGGCAATACAAGACATTTAGGGTGGCAACACGATGTGGATTGTTGGCGGAAGCATGCCTAGCGTTGCTTCTATTCCCTATCATGAGAGGCATGGCTGTGTTTCGATTATTTGGTATCCAATTCGAAGCATCTGTTCGATACCATATCTGGCTTGGGACGATGATGTTATCGTTCGCCACTCTACATGGTGGCGGCACTTTGTTCATATGGGGTATCAAAAACATGCTTCAAGATGAG ATACTAGAATGGCAGAAAACAGGAAGAATATATCTAGCAGGGGAAATCTCACTTGCTACAGGGTTAGTCATATGGATAACATCACTTCCACAAGTGAGAAGAAAAAGATttgaaatattttactacacacACCACTTATACTTCATTTTCATAGTATTCTTCTTGTTTCATACCGGAGACCGTCACTTCTACATGGTGTTACCCGCAATTTTTATTTTCGCCATCGAGAGGTTACTTAGAATAATACAATCGACGCCTGAAACGTGCATTCTTTCCGCTCGAATCTTTCCATTGAAAGCTATTGAAGTTATACTGCCAAAAGAACCAA GATTGAAGTATGCCCCAACAAGCATAATCTTCATAAAGATACCTAGCATTTCCAAATTCCAATGGCATTCTTTTAGTATAGCTTCAAGCTCCTTAGTTGATGATGATACAATGTCTATAATCATAAAATGTGATGGATCATGGACAAATTCTCTTTATGACATGATCCAAGGAATGCCCGTTGCTGGGCCCGATCAAAGAGCCCAGAGATGCATTCCGGTTTTGGTTGAAGGCCCGTATGGACCTGCATCAACAGAGTTCCTAAG CAAGTACGATAGTCTGCTTCTGGTGGCGGGTGGGATCGGTGTGACTCCGTTTTTGAGTATACTACAAGAAATTTCTTCTTCTAGGAGAAATAATTTCCCAACAAAAATACAACTTGTATATATCATGAAGAAAAGCAACAGCATCAGTATTCTGAATTCTGTCCTACCTCTTCTCACAAGCAAAAATACCAAAGAATTTAACTTCAAGTTGAAAATATATGTGACCCAAGAAACACAATCCGGCACAACGCTTAGTGAAATGATACACGAGTTTTCTCAAGTCCAAACAATTAACTTTGAAACGGGCAGTACAAGTTACGCTCCTAACGGCTATGGAAGCTCGGTTATGAAAGCTGCTATTATCGGGTTCACCTCGTTCCTGTTTTTTGTTCTTTTAGTTACTTTCAGCAATGTTTTCCTGCCTCGGCCCAAGAAGGCTTCTTCGAAAGAGAAAAACGCATCGTCGTTGGTTGATCTTATTCTTATGTTCGCTTTCTTTTTATCCATCGTCATCAGCATAATAGTGTTTTCAATCATGACATCGAAAAGTTTGAGGAAACAGAATCAGCTGACTGAATTTAAGAATAAAGGAAAAGAAATGCAAGCAAGTTCCTTGCAGTCAAACCGAAATCTCGATGATCACGAACTACATTTTGGGGCAAGACCCAATTTCCAtg ATATATTTTCGAAATTTTCAAACGAAACGGGCGGATCCTATGTGGGGGTCTTGGTATGTGGGCCCGAGAAAATGAAGGAATCGGTAGCTTCAATCTGCAGGCTAAGTTCTCAAGGTTCAATCACTAGTACTCGAACAAAGAAGCCATACTTCAACTTTCACTCACTAAACTTTACTCTTTAG